The nucleotide window CTCCGGGGCCGCCCCGATGGTGCGCAGGAACTGCTGGAACGTGGTGTGGTGGAACTGGCTCTCGTTGAACTCGCCGTGCTCCTCGACCAGGTTGTGGAGGATGTCGAGCCGCTGCTTCGGGTCCGGGATGCGGCCCACGAGCGCGGCCATCGGCCGCGGGAAAAACGTGACCGCGAAGAAGAACTGTTCCTGGGTCCGGCGGAACGCGTCCAGGGACATCGTTCCGCTCCGGAGGTCGCGGAAGTACGGGTTCGCCATGATCCCGGACCGCTCCAGCACCTCGGTCGCACGGGCCGTGACGCCCGGTGCGCGGCTGACTTCGCTCATGGGCTAAATCTCCGCGGTGTTGATCTGCCACCGGCACCCCGTTTCGAACCCCGACGCGAACACGGTCGCCGGGGCGACGACCGTTCCGGGCTCGTCCAGAACCGCGAGCACCGGGTCCGCTTCGTCTGCCGGGACGGCGGTGAACAGCGCCGGGAACCCGCGCCGCGCGGCCGCCCCGCACGCGGTTCGGAGTAGGGCCGCGAGCGAGCGGTGGTTTGCGTACCCGGTACAGGACAGGTGGGCCGCTATCATCTCGCCGTCGGTCGCGATTAAACGCTTCGCGAGCCGGGTGTCTTCGAGGCGCCCGACGGCGGACCCGTCCGGTGCCGCCAGCCACGTCGGGTCGGTTTGCGAACGCGCTTCGGGCACGCCGCCGGCGGTACCGGTGTGCCCCGACGAAAGCTCCGCGAAGAGCCCGCGGCCGCTCGCCTCGTCGGTTTCCCACGCCGCGCCCGGCGCCGTGTGTGCGGGGATGCGCAAGACCGTGACCCGGGCGACTTCACGGAACGGCGGAACGCCGAGCCGCCCCGTGTAGCGGTCGGGTGTGACCGGCGTACCGTCCATGACCACCCCGAACCCGCGCTCGGCTTTCCCCGCGCAGCATGCCGCGGCAGCTTCTGCCAGGCGCGGGAGGGCGCGGCCGCCCCGCGCCGCGGGCGCCAACTTCAGATCACCGACGTAAATCGCAGGGCGCTCTGCGCCGCCGGGGCCGCGAACCCGCGTCCGGGCGAGTCCGATCACGCCCAGCACCTCGCCCGCGCGCTCGGCGACGAAGCACGCCGCGTCCCCGATCGCGCGAAAGAAGCGCGGGTAATCGTCGCCGTGTGAGATGCGGAACGAGCGCCCCGCGCCCAGCGGGTACGTGAACTGCTCCTCGAACCGCGCGAGTGCCGCGGCGAGGTCGGCGCCCGGTGCGGCGGTCAGGTGATGAACGTTCATCGCTTCCGCCCGATGTGCAAGGCTCGGTAGAAGAAACTCCGGTCGCGCGCGTGCAACTCGGCGGTGTCGTCCCAGGCGAACATCGGCCCCGACGCCGGGATGTCGAGCGTCGAGTTCAATTGCCGGATCACGACCCAACCGCCGGGGCGCAGCGCGTTCGCGGCCACATCGAGGGTTGCGGTGGCTTCTTCGGGTGAGAGCCAGTCGAGAATGTTCGAGAGGTGGACCACGTCGAACGCGCCGGGGGATTCGCGGAGCGCGTCGGCCATCATCGCTTGGCGCCAGGTGATTTCGGGCGGGTATGCGGGCGCCGGAAGCCGCAGCCAGTCGGCAGGACCTGCGGCCGGGTACTGGTCGAGAAGCATCTGCCAGAGGAACGGGTTGTTCGCGGCCGGCAGCGTCGCGAGGGCGTGGCGGACGCGCCGTGCGAAGTGTCTCGAAAACGGTTCCACGGGGTTACGGGTCGCGCCCTCACCGAACAGCGCGACCAGGTTCGGCAGACTCAGGGTGGAGCCGAGCGCGGCATCGAGCGCCTGTCCGAGTGCCGTGTCGGGAGCCGTCCGCCGCGCCTGCTCGTCAGGGGCGGACAGCGCGAGTGCGGCCCGGAGCTCGTCACGGACGTTCAAGAGTGAGGCGTTCAGGGCCTGAAAGCACCGCTCGTAGCGGCCTTCGCGGTCCGGGCCGAAGGCCAGAACCCGCTCGGGCAGTCCGAGTGCATCCGCCGCGTACCCGAGCGCGGCCAACTCGGCGGTGAGGATCTCGCGCCGGGCGTCGAACCGCATCTCTCCGTGACCCAGAAGCGCCAGCCGATCGACAACGCTGTGCCGTTCCAGCAGACGCAATTTTAGCCGTGCAAGTGCGAGTTGCGCCGGGCTCGCGTCCACGAGATGCAGCCGCGCGACACCGGGCATGGTCGCGAGTACGGCCGCGGTGCAGCCGCCGGAAGCAACCATGCACACCCGCGCGCCGCCTCCGGCGCGGCTTACGACGTGCTGATCGATGCGCGGGTCTTCACGCACCTGAGCGAACGCGATCGGCAGGCGGGCCGCTTCCGCGACCCAGTTCGGGGGTGCGTGTGACATGCTGCGAGCGTACCAAACCCGCCCCGGAAACGCACGCGGGTGCTTCGGGCACATCTCCCGGCCGTGCGAGCGTATCTTAAGGCGAAAAGAATGGGAACGCGATCGGGGCGGATCTCGCACGCGGTTCGCGTTACATTCCCGGGCGGCCCTTCTCGGCGTACCGGTTCAGCACCTCGTACAGTTCGGCCGGCGGGAGCGGCTTCGTGAAGTGCAGGTCGAACCCGGCTTCCGCCATGCGTTCGAGTGAGCTGTAGTCGCCCAACGCCGTT belongs to Gemmata obscuriglobus and includes:
- a CDS encoding DUF3419 family protein, whose amino-acid sequence is MSHAPPNWVAEAARLPIAFAQVREDPRIDQHVVSRAGGGARVCMVASGGCTAAVLATMPGVARLHLVDASPAQLALARLKLRLLERHSVVDRLALLGHGEMRFDARREILTAELAALGYAADALGLPERVLAFGPDREGRYERCFQALNASLLNVRDELRAALALSAPDEQARRTAPDTALGQALDAALGSTLSLPNLVALFGEGATRNPVEPFSRHFARRVRHALATLPAANNPFLWQMLLDQYPAAGPADWLRLPAPAYPPEITWRQAMMADALRESPGAFDVVHLSNILDWLSPEEATATLDVAANALRPGGWVVIRQLNSTLDIPASGPMFAWDDTAELHARDRSFFYRALHIGRKR